Within the Thermoanaerobaculia bacterium genome, the region CACGGCCCCCTTCTTCAGCAACCTGCTAGACTGCCCGCGTTTTTCATGAGCGCCGACACGAAATCGCTGCCGGAGAATGCCTATCGGCCTCTGGCGGCGGCAGAAGAATACCGTCCGGTGGTCGCCGCCGATCGCGCGGAACCCGAAGCGACCGGGCGTTCCGTCGCCTGGGGGCTCTTCCTCTGCGTTCTCTTCACCGTCGCCTCGGCGTATTCCGGGCTCAAGGTGGGGCAGGTGATGGAGGCCGCGATTCCGATCTCGATCCTCGCGATCGGCCTCGCTCGGATGTATCGAAGGCGCTCGAGCGTCCTCGAGAACGTGATCATCACCGGGATCGGGGGAGTGGCCGGTGGCGTCGTCGCCGGCGCCATCTTCACGCTTCCGGCGCTCTACATCCTGAAGCTCGACCCGCGGCCCGTGCAGACGATCTTCATCTGCCTCGCGGGCGGATGCCTCGGAGTTCTCTTCCTGATCCCGCTTCGCCGCTACTTCGTGCGCGAGATGCACGGGATGTTCCCCTATCCGGAGGCGACCGCGATCACCGAGGTCCTGATCACGGGGGAGAAGGGGGGATCGCAGGCGAGGCTCCTGCTGGAGGCGACCGGGATCGCGGCGGTCTACGACTTCTTCGTCACGACGTTCCAGGTCTGGCGCGAGACGTTCGACCTGCGCTTCATCCCGATCGTGGACGCGGTGGCCCGGCGGACTCGCGCCGTCTTCCGATTCGACGCGATCGCGTTCATTCTCGGACTCGGCTACGTCATGGGCCTCCGGTCTTCGATGGTGCTGTGCGCCGGAGGCGTGCTCTCCAACTTCGTGCTCGTGCCCCTGATCTGGATGATCGGCCGCAACCTGCCGTCCGTGGTCTACCCGGGCGCCGTTCCCATTTCCGGGATGACCGCCCAGCAGATCTTCGGAAGCTACGTCCGATTCGTCGGGGTCGGCGCGATCGCCACGGCGGGAATTTTCGGGATCCTCAAGTCGCTCCGGATCGTC harbors:
- a CDS encoding oligopeptide transporter, OPT family, with translation MSADTKSLPENAYRPLAAAEEYRPVVAADRAEPEATGRSVAWGLFLCVLFTVASAYSGLKVGQVMEAAIPISILAIGLARMYRRRSSVLENVIITGIGGVAGGVVAGAIFTLPALYILKLDPRPVQTIFICLAGGCLGVLFLIPLRRYFVREMHGMFPYPEATAITEVLITGEKGGSQARLLLEATGIAAVYDFFVTTFQVWRETFDLRFIPIVDAVARRTRAVFRFDAIAFILGLGYVMGLRSSMVLCAGGVLSNFVLVPLIWMIGRNLPSVVYPGAVPISGMTAQQIFGSYVRFVGVGAIATAGIFGILKSLRIVAGSFSIAAHAFRHGEKQGTERTDRDLSMGVILLGVVLSAVGAAVFFRSLEASLAVVAVGLLLTLLFSFFFTSVAANAIATTARNPVSGMTMLTIIISSIVLLRFGLSGTTGMFFVMAIAGMVCTALSISGQAITDLKTGYWLGSTPAAQERVKFYGVIASSIAVGLTIVLLARTFQFGEAVPGDSRVVLASPQAAIMKELVEGFMSRQPIAYILFGSGAVVAVVLEMLGV